GTGGGTGGGGTCTGAGCTGAGTAGCATGATGCTACTTGAGAGACAATGGGCCAGGACTGCATGTCCCGCGTTACTAACGACCAGTCAGGTGAGGGCCACCATGAGTCATCAGCCGCCGCTGGCAGAGGGTGACTCCCTGTTGAGGGGACAGGCATGGGGCCAGGTGGGAATCTACCCTCCCAGTGGCACAGAGCAGCTGAGGAGGCTCAGTAATGCACCCGCTGTCCCcaagggaggctgggagctgCCTCCGGCTCTCCAAGCAGCTCAGGGGGGTAGGGAACAGGCCTAAAACCCCGCTGCTGTGGCTGCTGAAGTCAAGTGGCAAACAGGGCTGACAGTGAGCCTTTCTATGACTCCAGAGCTGTGTGTACGGGAAGGGCTGACATGACACGCACACACAGCCACACCGAGCCCAGAGGACCAGGGGCTGGAGCAGTGGGGCCGTTACCTTTCCCGGTGTAAGTCAGCAGCCCACTGGGCCCTCGAAATTCCACCACATCTCCAATCTTCAGGCTGTTCAGATACTGAGACATCTTCCCTCCCTCAGGAAATTTGGGGTGCACACCCTTCAGGTAGACCTGAGAGACAGAACGGGAAGCACAGTGCTGGGCCCATCACGGATTTCTGAGCCTGCTGAGTGACACTCCCTAAGCTGGGGTACACACGTCCTCCACAGTCACACAGGACATGCCTCTCCTGCTGTCAAACCAACCTTGGGCGTTTCTACAAATCCCAGGAAGACCAGGCTGAGGAGCCCCTGGGGCTCCTTCCTACCCCCTTACCTTGATGACAAGGTCCACGTAGCCTTGGTCCTCGTCACTGGTGACGGGAGTGTATGGCCTGATGACCAGGCTGCCGTCAATTCGGGCAGAGAGGTAGACGTGTTTGCCTGGAGACCATGCAGAGACCTACGTAAGGGCTGCTTACGGACGTGCTGCATTCCTGTCACCTTTCAAAAACCTCAGGGATGTTGGAGAGAACAAGGGCATCTTGCTTCCCACTGTTGTCCCAATGAACCATCAGACAGGGACGATTCACCTTCGAGCCCCCTGACGGATTGTCCCTCCCCATGGAGAAACCCTTATCGGTTACTGCCCGGACCTTGGCGGCAGCAGCAGGGGAGTTGAGGGTCTGGGCAACGGGTGAAAGTTAGTGTTTgctggggatgggaggagaaTGTGTGCAAATCCTGCGGAGAGAAAGCACTGTGGAGTGTTACAAACGGCCCAGGGGCACCTCACAGCGAGGTGGGGAGGGAAACGGTGTGGAAGGAACAGATTCAAGCAGCGTGTTTCAGGAGAATCACCCCCTTAGGGCAGCAGGGGAAGGCGCCTACCCCCCACTCTCCTTACCCACAGGCAGGCCCAGAACGTGGTGGGCGGTGGGCAGGGCAAAGCGGAACCTCTTCGTGTCGTGGCTCACAGTCTGGAGGAGGGGTGAGCGTTTCACCAGGGCATCCCGGCCACCGCGGAGGGCCCCTGGCCGCGCCTCTAGCCCGCCCCCTCCTCCCACTCACCGTCGTGTCCAGCAGTCGCAGCAGGTACTTCTCATTAGGGTCCAGGAGCGTGACCGGAGGCCGGCGGGACCTCCGAACCAAGTAGGAGCCCAGCGCCAGGCCGAGCAGAGtcagcagccccacccccagggaggCCAGCAGGCCTGGGTTCTGCGGGGAGAGCAGGCAGCGTGACCACTCGCGGGGGAAGAGCCGCGGGCACAGGTAGTGACCGTCCCGCACGACCAGCCGCCCTGAGGGTGGCAGCCCCGAGCTCCAGCGCGGGAGCAGGCCCGGGTCGGAAGGGTCCCCTGGACAGGGTCATGGGACCCCGGCATCCAGGGCGGGGACGGCGGTGAGATCCCCTGGTCCGGAGCTGAGTGCCCAGACTAGATGGGACGGATTCCCCTGACACAGGACACGGAGCGAGGGCCTCACCAGCTGGAACCCCATGACCGAGCTCCGCGTCCTCCAACGCCGCGCCCGCGGAGCGATCCCACAACACGCAACCCGGCGGGCAGGAGGCGGGGCCTGGCCTGGGTGGGACCTGGGGCCAGAAAAGGGCGGGGCCAGCGAGGGGGCGTGACCGAAAAGCCCGGAGAAGGCAGGTCAGGAAGTG
Above is a window of Rhinolophus sinicus isolate RSC01 linkage group LG12, ASM3656204v1, whole genome shotgun sequence DNA encoding:
- the CYB5R1 gene encoding NADH-cytochrome b5 reductase 1 is translated as MGFQLNPGLLASLGVGLLTLLGLALGSYLVRRSRRPPVTLLDPNEKYLLRLLDTTTVSHDTKRFRFALPTAHHVLGLPVGKHVYLSARIDGSLVIRPYTPVTSDEDQGYVDLVIKVYLKGVHPKFPEGGKMSQYLNSLKIGDVVEFRGPSGLLTYTGKGNFSIQPDKKSPAEPRVAKSLGMIAGGTGITPMLQLARAILKDPEDPTQCFLLFANQTEKDIILREDLEELQAQHPSRFKLWFTLDHPPAGWAYSKGFVTADMIREHLPAPGDDVLLLLCGPPPMVQLACHPSLDKLGYSQKMRFTY